The Paenibacillus sp. MBLB1832 genome has a window encoding:
- the gltB gene encoding glutamate synthase large subunit, protein MTIKGLPPKQGLYDPRNEHDACGIGFVANIKGVKSHAIVKQALRVLCNLDHRGGQGCEQNTGDGAGILMQIPDTYFQSACEQENIKLPSSGSYGVGMVYLPQDLEARQACESTIERIVRQEGQQFLGWRTVPTDNSSLGESAKSAEPYVRQVFIGQSADISSNLDFERKLYIIRKLSENAIKLSHAESQFYYSSLSSRTIVYKGMLTPEQVDNYYVELQDEKVDSALALVHSRFSTNTFPSWERAHPYRYLIHNGEINTLRGNVNWMHARQAMCETDVFGDDFKRILPVIDTDGSDSQMFDNTLEFLMLSGRSLPHAAMMMVPEPWSKHEGMDDEKKAFYEYHSTLMEPWDGPAAIAFTDGSQIGAILDRNGLRPSRYYVTTDDLIVLASEVGVLDIEPERILYKDRLRPGRMLLVDTVEGRIVTDEEIKSSIASEQPYRDWLNEHLISLEDLEDAPLVLGSDHDTILQRQQAFGYTFEQLRKTLEPMGKTGVDPIGSMGTDAPLAVLSDRPQLLYNYFKQLFAQVTNPPIDANFEEIITAQGTTIGPERNLIKPEPESCRQIRLKSPFLSNEELAKLRHIQRDGFKTVTLPTLFEAAQGTAGLESAMQTLYAAADQAIVDGATLLILSDRGVDSVKAPIPALLATSGLHHHLIREGTRTKVSLLVESGEPREVHHFALLLGYGAGAINPYLALETLDDMIQRKQLVGVDHEKATYNYIKAVTKGVVKVLAKMGISTIQSYRGAQIFEAIGLNQELVDKYFTWTYTPVGGIGLDVVAQEAVIRHSRAFSEQEGRDRVLDTGGDLQWRRDGEDHLYTPETVHALQTAVRTNNYAMYKNFSKLIKREDEKYMALRGLLSFKAGRTPIPIEEVEPIESIFKRFKTGAMSYGSISKEAHETIAIAMNRIGGKSNTGEGGEHAERFTPDANGDLRRSAIKQVASGRFGVTSHYLVNADEIQIKMAQGAKPGEGGQLPGTKVYPWVAEVRGVTPGVGLISPPPHHDIYSIEDLAELIHDLKNANPRARISVKLVSEVGVGTIAAGVAKGKADVVLISGYDGGTGASPQTSIRHAGLPWELGLAETHQTLVLNNLRSRIVVETDGKLMTGRDVVVAALLGAEEFGFATTPLITIGCVMMRVCHLDTCPVGVATQNPELRKKFAGDPQHVVNFMTFIANDVREMMAELGFRTIEEMVGRTDILESKQAVAHWKAKGVDLSPLLHQPEVGEDVGRFCQMEQDHGLDRSLDVTKLLTICEPAIERKAHVHAFLPITNVNRVVGTIVGSEVTRRHGVEGLPHDTIRLHFEGSAGQSFGAFIPKGMTLSLEGDANDYVGKGLSGGKLVIFPSTKSSFVPEENVIIGNTAFYGATDGDAYIRGIAGERFCVRNSGVRAVVEGVGDHGCEYMTGGRVVVLGSTGRNFAAGMSGGIAYVLDEKGDFQNKVNKEMVYLEQLEETYEMNEVKTMIQHHATFTDSGVAHRVIQHWDEYVWKFVKVIPKDYKRMFDAIEKVKRSGLSQQEAIMVAFEANMRDVSRVGGN, encoded by the coding sequence ATGACTATTAAAGGATTACCTCCCAAACAGGGATTGTACGATCCGAGGAATGAGCATGATGCTTGTGGGATTGGCTTTGTGGCCAACATCAAGGGTGTCAAATCACATGCCATCGTCAAGCAAGCGCTTCGTGTACTTTGCAATTTGGATCATCGCGGCGGCCAAGGCTGTGAGCAGAATACGGGGGATGGCGCAGGTATTTTGATGCAAATTCCGGATACGTATTTCCAATCTGCTTGTGAGCAAGAGAACATTAAGCTTCCAAGTTCAGGCAGCTATGGTGTAGGTATGGTGTATTTGCCTCAGGATTTGGAAGCGCGTCAAGCCTGCGAAAGCACGATTGAGCGAATTGTCAGACAAGAAGGACAACAGTTCCTTGGATGGAGAACCGTACCAACGGACAATAGTTCACTGGGAGAATCTGCGAAATCCGCAGAGCCTTATGTACGTCAGGTATTTATTGGCCAAAGCGCAGATATTTCGTCCAATTTGGATTTTGAGCGCAAGTTGTATATCATTCGCAAGCTCTCTGAAAACGCTATCAAATTATCCCATGCGGAATCGCAATTTTACTATTCTAGCTTGTCTAGCAGAACGATCGTTTATAAAGGCATGTTGACGCCTGAGCAAGTAGATAACTATTACGTGGAGCTTCAAGACGAGAAGGTCGATTCGGCGCTTGCGCTTGTTCACTCCCGTTTCAGTACGAACACCTTCCCGAGCTGGGAACGTGCGCACCCGTACCGTTATTTGATTCACAATGGTGAAATTAATACCCTCCGCGGGAATGTAAACTGGATGCACGCGCGCCAAGCGATGTGTGAGACCGATGTATTTGGCGACGATTTCAAACGCATTCTTCCTGTCATTGATACCGATGGTTCCGACTCCCAAATGTTTGACAATACACTTGAGTTCCTGATGCTCTCTGGCCGTTCGCTGCCGCATGCCGCGATGATGATGGTACCTGAGCCTTGGTCTAAGCACGAAGGCATGGATGATGAGAAGAAGGCGTTCTACGAGTATCACAGTACACTGATGGAGCCGTGGGATGGACCTGCAGCGATCGCTTTCACAGATGGCAGTCAAATTGGCGCGATTCTGGATCGCAACGGGCTTCGTCCTTCGCGTTACTATGTGACAACGGACGATTTGATCGTCCTTGCATCAGAAGTCGGCGTGCTTGATATCGAGCCTGAGCGTATTTTGTATAAAGACCGTTTAAGACCAGGACGTATGCTGCTTGTAGATACCGTAGAAGGCCGCATCGTGACCGATGAAGAGATCAAAAGCAGTATTGCGAGCGAACAGCCGTATCGGGATTGGTTGAATGAGCACCTCATTTCCTTAGAGGATCTGGAGGATGCGCCTCTCGTGCTTGGTTCTGATCATGACACGATTCTTCAGCGTCAGCAAGCGTTTGGTTACACGTTCGAGCAACTGCGCAAGACCCTTGAGCCTATGGGCAAAACAGGTGTAGATCCGATCGGTTCCATGGGTACGGATGCTCCGCTTGCGGTGCTTTCAGACCGTCCGCAGCTGCTCTATAACTATTTCAAACAACTATTCGCACAAGTAACGAACCCGCCAATTGATGCGAACTTTGAAGAAATTATTACGGCGCAAGGCACCACGATTGGGCCTGAGCGCAACTTGATTAAGCCGGAACCAGAAAGTTGCCGCCAAATCCGCTTGAAATCGCCATTCCTCTCGAATGAAGAGCTGGCGAAGCTGCGACATATTCAGCGCGATGGCTTCAAGACGGTAACGTTGCCAACATTGTTCGAAGCAGCACAAGGGACGGCAGGGTTAGAGAGCGCGATGCAAACGCTGTATGCGGCTGCCGATCAGGCTATCGTGGATGGCGCTACGCTGCTGATTCTGTCCGACCGTGGCGTAGACAGTGTCAAGGCACCGATTCCAGCGCTGCTGGCTACGTCTGGCTTGCACCATCATTTGATTCGCGAAGGCACACGTACGAAAGTCAGCTTGCTTGTGGAGTCGGGTGAACCGCGTGAAGTGCATCACTTTGCTTTATTGCTCGGTTATGGAGCAGGCGCTATCAACCCGTACTTAGCTTTGGAAACGCTAGACGATATGATTCAGCGCAAGCAGCTTGTTGGCGTCGATCATGAGAAAGCGACCTATAACTACATCAAGGCAGTAACAAAGGGTGTAGTAAAAGTATTAGCGAAAATGGGGATTTCGACCATTCAGAGTTATCGCGGAGCGCAAATTTTTGAAGCTATCGGGTTAAACCAGGAGCTTGTTGACAAGTACTTCACTTGGACGTACACGCCAGTTGGCGGTATTGGTCTTGATGTCGTTGCACAGGAAGCGGTTATTCGTCACAGCCGTGCGTTCTCCGAGCAAGAAGGACGCGATCGCGTGCTGGATACAGGCGGCGACTTGCAATGGCGCAGAGATGGTGAGGATCACCTCTACACGCCGGAAACGGTGCATGCGCTTCAGACTGCTGTTCGTACGAATAACTATGCGATGTATAAGAACTTTAGTAAGCTCATCAAACGTGAAGATGAGAAATATATGGCATTGCGCGGCTTGCTGAGCTTCAAAGCAGGGCGCACCCCAATTCCGATCGAAGAAGTCGAGCCGATCGAATCGATCTTCAAGCGCTTCAAGACGGGAGCCATGTCCTACGGCTCCATCTCCAAAGAAGCGCACGAAACCATCGCGATCGCGATGAATCGCATCGGCGGCAAGAGCAATACTGGCGAAGGCGGCGAGCATGCGGAGCGTTTCACGCCTGACGCGAACGGCGATCTTCGCCGCAGCGCGATCAAGCAGGTGGCGTCCGGCCGCTTCGGCGTCACAAGCCACTATCTCGTCAACGCGGACGAGATTCAGATCAAGATGGCGCAGGGCGCGAAGCCAGGCGAGGGCGGTCAGCTCCCAGGCACCAAGGTGTACCCTTGGGTGGCTGAGGTTCGCGGCGTAACGCCAGGCGTAGGCTTGATTTCGCCGCCGCCGCATCATGATATTTATTCGATCGAGGATCTCGCAGAGCTGATCCACGATCTCAAGAATGCCAACCCGCGCGCACGGATCTCTGTGAAGCTGGTATCCGAGGTCGGCGTAGGTACGATCGCTGCCGGCGTAGCGAAAGGGAAAGCGGACGTCGTCCTCATCTCCGGCTACGACGGAGGAACAGGCGCGTCGCCGCAGACGAGTATTCGTCACGCGGGACTGCCGTGGGAGCTCGGTCTGGCGGAGACGCATCAGACACTCGTGCTCAACAACCTGCGCAGCCGTATTGTCGTCGAGACGGACGGCAAGCTGATGACAGGGCGCGACGTTGTCGTAGCTGCCTTGCTCGGTGCCGAAGAGTTTGGCTTCGCCACGACTCCATTGATCACCATTGGCTGCGTGATGATGCGCGTCTGCCATCTGGACACGTGTCCGGTTGGGGTCGCTACACAAAATCCAGAGCTGCGCAAGAAATTTGCTGGAGATCCGCAGCATGTTGTGAACTTCATGACCTTCATCGCGAACGATGTGCGTGAAATGATGGCAGAGCTTGGCTTCCGCACGATCGAGGAAATGGTTGGACGTACCGATATTCTCGAGTCCAAACAAGCGGTTGCGCATTGGAAAGCCAAAGGCGTCGATCTTTCGCCGCTTCTGCATCAACCAGAGGTGGGCGAGGACGTTGGCCGTTTCTGCCAAATGGAGCAGGATCACGGCTTGGATCGCTCCCTGGATGTGACGAAGCTGCTCACGATTTGTGAGCCAGCGATTGAACGCAAAGCGCACGTTCACGCGTTTCTGCCAATTACGAACGTGAACCGTGTTGTCGGAACGATCGTAGGCAGTGAAGTGACACGCCGTCATGGCGTGGAAGGATTGCCGCACGATACGATCCGCCTTCATTTTGAAGGCTCCGCTGGTCAGAGCTTTGGCGCTTTCATACCGAAAGGGATGACGCTTTCCCTCGAAGGCGATGCCAATGACTATGTAGGCAAAGGATTATCCGGCGGTAAGCTGGTCATTTTCCCGTCGACGAAGTCCTCTTTTGTTCCAGAAGAGAACGTAATTATCGGGAATACAGCCTTCTATGGCGCAACGGACGGGGATGCTTACATCCGCGGGATTGCGGGCGAACGCTTCTGCGTAAGAAACAGCGGTGTGCGCGCAGTCGTTGAGGGTGTAGGTGACCATGGCTGTGAATACATGACAGGAGGCCGCGTTGTTGTTCTTGGTTCGACAGGGCGCAATTTCGCGGCAGGGATGTCTGGCGGTATTGCCTACGTCCTGGATGAGAAGGGCGATTTCCAGAACAAAGTGAACAAAGAAATGGTTTACCTAGAGCAGCTGGAAGAAACGTATGAAATGAATGAAGTGAAAACGATGATCCAGCATCATGCCACATTTACGGATAGCGGCGTTGCCCACCGAGTTATTCAGCACTGGGATGAGTACGTTTGGAAGTTCGTGAAAGTTATTCCGAAGGACTACAAACGGATGTTTGATGCCATCGAGAAGGTGAAACGCTCAGGACTTAGCCAGCAAGAAGCGATCATGGTTGCTTTCGAGGCGAATATGAGAGATGTTTCCCGCGTTGGCGGAAACTAA